The following are encoded together in the Cololabis saira isolate AMF1-May2022 chromosome 5, fColSai1.1, whole genome shotgun sequence genome:
- the LOC133444350 gene encoding mucin-2-like, whose product MKHYQDHKPDQDKTMIKKTESKKSPNPVQSPTAQKPQTVNTTLSDEYPSINGESESDDVRITDQNSKKDKKLAQTRKTDHPKHKQTPEKKILSEEKTKLHLFEVNKNSEPVQEPESTKGGAASFTPKPNQKHFTQSVEKPKENTSLETKSNPDSTPGHKTTSDGADATPDQELKSSQEILTTEQTPNPSQKNLTVSVNTLHESKSNTDSTTRPKIASDGDNATPDQKTESNQEILATDPTPKSNQKTEFNRSETAKPNQKHLTESLDKSNENPSHQPKSNEDSVSRQIPAPDRVSTPPAQKPEPTLSVPKINQTPKLGQVPKPSQRHPKPSTSKDLKSKLHTNLKPGQKPQTNPSLKISKPGQRPALKPISVTERFPKAKPNKTSKAMPHSGYVQPTRPTVKPQGKPIQRPKPAEQPKIKLKTQTHPDPPHISRTTSHNIQNSHTDNPSASGLVKQSAEVTHSPTKDFRVSMRETITLGPKTFNSLETGLLPRLHTLPEDFMLSPNSRIISDLRPHTDGQPPSIPTTASPNKINHGILHSVITSTSPGSTQPRLVPKSDPGLQNNVEDTRPATQVPRPRSKTTSTLSPELRSETPTPSSPEPPAAEPSTSSARELRVKINQVAAFLNNTLIPNGRPVDMHLREHPRDTDRGSRPERTDSNLPTSVAAQVRRDCSDHLLRGETKSGVYLVTPDPRSRSFQVFCDMELQGGGWTLLQRRMDGSVSFNRTWAEYQSGFGRLHGGEFWLGNDRIHLLTRDRDMVLRVELEDFSGTAEHAQYQPFRVAGERLRYRLTVGAYSGTAGDALRFSRSYDHNHRAFTTPDRDNDRYPSGNCGAYYSSGWWFDACMAANLNGRYYKGTYKGVRDGIFWGTWHNISTEYYPTNDRQSFKTVRMMIRPKGFAP is encoded by the exons ATGAAACATTACCAAGACCACAAACCTGACCAAGACAAAACgatgattaaaaaaacagaatctaAAAAGTCTCCAAACCCTGTCCAGAGTCCTACAGCTCAAAAACCTCAGACTGTAAACACAACTTTGTCCGACGAGTATCCTTCTATCAACGGAGAGAGTGAATCTGATGACGTGCGTATTACGGATCAAAActcaaaaaaggacaaaaaactgGCTCAGACTCGTAAAACTGACCACCCTAAGCACAAGCAAACACCTGAGAAAAAAATTCTAAGTGAGGAAAAAACTAAATTGCATTTGTTTGAAGTGAACAAAAATTCTGAACCTGTGCAAGAACCAGAATCTACGAAAGGTGGAGCAGCAAGTTTCACACCAAAACCTAACCaaaagcatttcacacaatCTGTGGAAAAACCTAAAGAAAATACTTCACTTGAAACTAAATCCAATCCTGACTCAACACCTGGGCATAAAACTACATCTGATGGAGCCGATGCAACCCCTGATCAGGAACTTAAATCAAGCCAAGAAATACTAACAACCGAACaaacccctaaccctagccAAAAGAACTTGACGGTATCAGTAAATACTTTACATGAGTCTAAATCCAATACAGACTCAACAACTAGACCAAAAATTGCATCTGATGGAGATAATGCAACTCCTGATCAGAAAACTGAATCAAACCAAGAAATATTAGCAACTGATCCAACTCCTAAATCTAACCAAAAGACAGAATTTAACAGAAGTGAAAcagcaaaaccaaaccaaaagcaTTTAACGGAGTCATTGGACAAATCTAATGAAAATCCTTCTCATCAGCCCAAATCCAATGAAGACTCAGTGTCTAGACAAATACCAGCACCTGATCGTGTTAGTACACCACCTGCTCAAAAGCCTGAACCCACTCTGAGTGTCCCTAAAATTAACCAAACACCTAAACTTGGTCAAGTGCCTAAACCTAGCCAAAGACATCCAAAGCCTTCTACGTCCAAAGACTTGAAGTCTAAACTACATACAAACCTTAAACCTGggcaaaagccacaaaccaaCCCAAGCCTTAAGATCTCCAAGCCTGGCCAAAGGCCTGCTCTAAAACCAATATCTGTGACTGAAAGATTCCCCAAAGCAAAgcccaacaaaacatccaaagCAATGCCTCACTCTGGATACGTGCAACCAACCAGACCCACAGTGAAGCCACAAGGAAAACCCATTCAAAGGCCAAAACCAGCAGAACAACCAAAGATAAAGCTGAAGACCCAAACTCATCCAGACCCACCTCATATCAGCAGGACTACTTCACACAATATTCAAAACTCTCACACCGACAATCCGTCTGCATCTGGTCTTGTAAAACAGAGTGCTGAAGTGACTCATTCCCCAACAAAAGATTTCAGGGTCAGCATGAGGGAAACCATCACTCTGGGTCCAAAGACCTTCAACAGCCTGGAAACTGGACTCTTGCCTCGTCTTCACACACTCCCTGAAGACTTCATGTTGAGCCCAAACAGCAGGATTATCTCTGATCTGAGGCCACATACAGACGGTCAACCACCATCAATCCCAACGACAGCGAGCCCAAACAAAATCAACCATGGGATCCTCCATAGTGTTATCACAAGCACGAGTCCAGGATCCACACAGCCAAGACTAGTTCCCAAATCTGACCCCGGCTTGCAGAATAACGTGGAGGACACCAGACCTGCAACCCAGGTTCCTCGGCCCCGTTCTAAAACCACCTCCACCCTCAGCCCTGAGCTCAGGTCAGAGACCCCTACCCCCTCTAGCCCTGAACCCCCAGCTGCAGAGCCGTCCACTTCAAGTGCACGAGAGCTGCGTGTCAAAATCAACCAAGTAGCTGCTTTCCTCAACAATACCCTGATTCCAAATGGGAGACCAGTGGACATGCATCTAAGGGAGCACCCCAGGGACACCGACAGAGGCAGCAGACCTGAGAGGACAGACAGCAATTTACCAACATCTGTCGCAGCTCAAG TGAGGAGGGACTGCTCAGACCACCTGCTTCGAGGGGAAACAAAAAGCGGAGTTTACCTGGTGACCCCCGACCCCCGCAGCAGGAGCTTCCAGGTGTTTTGTGACATGGAGCTGCAGGGCGGGGGCTGGACGCTCCTGCAGCGCCGCATGGACGGCAGCGTCAGCTTCAACCGCACCTGGGCGGAGTACCAGTCCGGCTTCGGCCGGCTGCACGGAGGAGAGTTCTGGTTGGGCAACGACAGGATCCACCTGCTGACCCGCGACAGGGACATGGTGCTgcgggtggagctggaggacttCTCCGGGACGGCGGAACACGCGCAGTACCAGCCGTTCAGGGTGGCCGGGGAGCGGCTGCGCTACAGACTCACGGTCGGCGCCTACTCTGGCACCGCGGGTGACGCTCTGCGCTTCAGCAGGAGCTACGACCACAACCACAGAGCCTTCACCACCCCGGACAGGGACAACGACCGGTACCCGTCGGGGAACTGCGGGGCCTACTACAGCTCGGGCTGGTGGTTCGATGCCTGCATGGCCGCCAACCTCAACGGGAGGTATTATAAGGGAACTTACAAAGGAGTCCGGGATGGGATTTTCTGGGGTACGTGGCATAACATATCGACGGAGTATTACCCCACCAACGACAGACAGTCTTTTAAAACTGTGAGGATGATGATCAGACCGAAGGGCTTCGCCCCGTGA